From one Caldithrix abyssi DSM 13497 genomic stretch:
- the glp gene encoding gephyrin-like molybdotransferase Glp has protein sequence MISIQEAMERIWARLPEKKRETLDISESTGRVLAHQVTAAEPSPRFTNSAMDGMAVRFEDLQSLPVELSIVGESRAGVPFQGIVQNGQAVRISTGAVLPQGADTVIPIEDCQVEQSRVKVLTAKKKGANVRKKGEEFESGEVLLASGTTLFPEHLALLAAQGIQRVEVYARPRVVLLTTGSEVKSFKEEIADYEIRDSNLLMLGEAIKLAGGALVVSDRLPDDFSLTVQKLKEAQNKADVIVLSGGVSVGPHDHVKKAAAEAGFSEVFWKVNQQPGKPLFFAASDNTLLFGLPGNPVSAFMSMAHYVYPVLRRLQGFDDDRAVCVARARSRLEINKKRAQLLRVRLEKTDEGWHFIPLKRQGSHMITSISQADGYIVVGPVETIEKDETRNVYLFPWRKSYGLC, from the coding sequence ATGATTAGCATACAGGAAGCCATGGAAAGAATTTGGGCCAGGCTACCGGAAAAGAAGAGAGAAACGCTCGACATTTCAGAGTCAACCGGTCGTGTCCTGGCGCATCAGGTGACCGCCGCAGAGCCTTCTCCCCGTTTTACCAACTCCGCCATGGATGGCATGGCCGTACGATTTGAAGATTTACAGTCATTACCGGTTGAACTAAGCATTGTTGGAGAAAGTCGCGCCGGCGTGCCCTTTCAGGGAATTGTGCAAAATGGCCAGGCCGTGCGTATTAGCACCGGCGCCGTGCTACCACAGGGCGCAGATACGGTAATTCCTATTGAAGATTGCCAGGTGGAACAAAGTCGGGTTAAAGTTCTGACGGCGAAAAAGAAAGGCGCCAACGTTCGGAAGAAAGGCGAAGAGTTCGAGAGTGGAGAAGTTCTGCTGGCATCCGGAACAACGCTTTTTCCGGAACATCTTGCTCTGCTGGCCGCGCAGGGCATTCAACGCGTGGAAGTGTATGCCCGTCCGCGCGTGGTCTTGTTAACCACCGGAAGCGAGGTCAAGTCCTTTAAAGAAGAGATAGCCGATTACGAAATTCGCGATTCTAACCTGCTCATGCTTGGCGAAGCCATTAAGTTAGCGGGCGGAGCGCTTGTCGTATCTGATCGTCTGCCGGACGATTTTTCGTTAACCGTTCAAAAGTTGAAAGAAGCACAAAATAAGGCCGATGTAATCGTCCTTTCCGGCGGCGTTTCGGTGGGCCCGCACGATCATGTAAAGAAGGCGGCGGCAGAGGCCGGATTTAGCGAAGTCTTCTGGAAGGTAAACCAACAACCGGGCAAACCGCTCTTTTTTGCCGCCAGTGATAACACGCTTTTGTTTGGCCTGCCCGGAAATCCGGTTTCGGCCTTTATGAGTATGGCACATTACGTGTATCCGGTTTTACGTCGTTTGCAGGGCTTTGACGACGACCGGGCGGTGTGCGTTGCCCGGGCCCGGAGCCGGCTGGAGATCAATAAAAAGCGCGCCCAATTGTTGCGCGTCCGTCTGGAAAAAACGGATGAAGGCTGGCATTTTATTCCGTTGAAAAGGCAGGGCTCGCACATGATAACTTCCATCAGTCAGGCCGATGGCTACATTGTTGTCGGGCCCGTGGAAACCATTGAGAAAGATGAAACGCGAAATGTTTATCTATTTCCCTGGAGGAAAAGTTATGGGTTATGTTGA
- the moaCB gene encoding bifunctional molybdenum cofactor biosynthesis protein MoaC/MoaB — protein sequence MIDVSPKFVTLRYAKASGVLFAQKETIQRVKNKTVPKGDVLQVARAAGILAAKKTADWIVFCHPIPIDWIEIHFELFEDRIQVFSEVKSVWKTGVEMEAITAVQGALMNMYDMLKPLDQQMYMTDIKLEGKRGGKSDFTDEFKGTIKAAVLVISDSTFAGQREDRSGKIISDFLKQQKIDVSVYEILPDDVSKIRERVKNLVDEEGIDLIFTTGGTGFGPKDFTPEAIKPLLEKEAPGIVEAIRRHGKERTPFAMLSREIAGLRKQSLIITLPGSSRGAEESLQAIFPGLLHAFPMIWGGKHDKQGRAVL from the coding sequence ATGATTGATGTCAGCCCAAAATTTGTTACGCTGCGCTATGCCAAGGCCAGCGGCGTATTGTTCGCCCAAAAGGAAACCATTCAAAGAGTAAAAAACAAAACCGTACCCAAAGGCGATGTACTACAGGTTGCCAGGGCGGCAGGCATTTTGGCCGCTAAAAAAACGGCCGATTGGATCGTGTTCTGTCATCCCATTCCCATCGACTGGATTGAAATCCATTTTGAATTGTTCGAAGACCGCATTCAGGTGTTTAGCGAAGTGAAAAGCGTCTGGAAAACCGGCGTGGAGATGGAAGCGATAACCGCCGTTCAGGGCGCTTTAATGAATATGTACGATATGCTGAAACCGCTGGATCAGCAAATGTACATGACCGATATTAAACTGGAAGGAAAAAGAGGCGGAAAATCAGATTTTACGGACGAATTTAAAGGAACCATCAAGGCCGCGGTACTGGTTATCTCTGACTCCACCTTTGCCGGTCAAAGAGAAGACCGATCCGGTAAAATTATTAGCGACTTTTTAAAACAGCAAAAAATTGACGTCAGCGTTTATGAGATTTTGCCGGATGATGTATCGAAGATTCGAGAGCGTGTTAAAAATTTGGTGGACGAGGAAGGAATCGATCTCATTTTTACCACGGGTGGTACAGGCTTTGGTCCAAAGGATTTTACGCCGGAGGCCATTAAGCCCTTACTGGAAAAAGAAGCGCCGGGCATTGTGGAAGCCATCCGTCGTCACGGCAAAGAAAGAACGCCGTTTGCCATGCTTTCCAGAGAGATCGCCGGCCTGCGCAAACAGAGTTTAATAATTACTCTACCAGGTAGTTCGCGCGGGGCCGAAGAAAGCTTGCAGGCCATTTTCCCCGGCCTGTTGCACGCCTTTCCCATGATCTGGGGAGGTAAACACGACAAACAGGGGAGAGCCGTGTTATGA
- a CDS encoding MOSC domain-containing protein, protein MGYVESICISHKKGIVKKEIKEANFIKDYGIEGDAHAGKWHRQVSLLAGESIDKMKEKIPSLQHGAFAENLVLRQVDFSRIRVGDLLRIGDSVLLEVTQIGKECHTSCAIKKIVGDCIMPREGLFARILQGGAVRTGQEVCVLTQNETTVKQAM, encoded by the coding sequence ATGGGTTATGTTGAATCGATCTGCATCAGCCACAAAAAAGGTATCGTTAAAAAAGAAATTAAAGAAGCAAATTTTATTAAAGACTACGGAATCGAAGGGGACGCCCATGCCGGTAAGTGGCATCGGCAGGTTTCTCTGCTGGCCGGCGAAAGCATCGATAAAATGAAAGAAAAAATTCCTTCCCTTCAACACGGCGCATTCGCTGAAAATTTGGTTCTGCGGCAGGTGGATTTTAGCCGGATTCGTGTGGGCGATTTGTTGCGCATTGGCGATTCGGTTCTGCTGGAGGTGACGCAAATCGGAAAAGAGTGTCACACCTCCTGCGCCATCAAAAAAATAGTGGGCGATTGCATTATGCCGCGCGAGGGATTGTTTGCCCGCATTTTACAGGGGGGCGCCGTCCGAACAGGTCAGGAAGTTTGCGTGCTGACGCAGAATGAGACCACAGTAAAACAGGCCATGTAA